The following are encoded in a window of Paenibacillus polymyxa genomic DNA:
- the folD gene encoding bifunctional methylenetetrahydrofolate dehydrogenase/methenyltetrahydrofolate cyclohydrolase FolD → MSAPIIDGKQISQDIRASIQQEVIRLKEHRFQPGLAVVLVGEDPASQVYVKNKEKACHDLGYYSEVHRLSADTSQEALLKLVDKLNHQSTIHGILVQLPLPKHIHEKAVIDAIAVEKDVDGFHPVNVGNLVIGDDSLLPCTPAGVIELIKRAGVEIAGKHAVVIGRSNIVGKPVSLLLQRENATVTMCHSRTANIGDLSRQADILVVAIGKANFIDASFVKPGAVVIDVGMNRLENGKLAGDVDFESVKQVSGPITPVPGGVGPMTITMLMQNTLVAAKRSHGLA, encoded by the coding sequence ATGTCAGCACCGATCATTGATGGTAAACAAATCTCTCAGGATATTCGCGCAAGCATTCAGCAAGAGGTCATTCGTCTGAAAGAGCACCGCTTTCAACCGGGACTGGCTGTTGTATTGGTAGGCGAAGATCCCGCTTCGCAGGTGTATGTTAAAAACAAGGAAAAGGCGTGCCATGATCTCGGCTATTACTCAGAGGTTCACCGGTTGTCAGCAGATACTTCTCAGGAAGCATTACTGAAACTAGTGGACAAGCTGAACCATCAAAGTACTATCCATGGGATTTTGGTTCAACTGCCGTTGCCAAAGCATATTCATGAAAAAGCTGTCATTGACGCGATTGCAGTGGAGAAGGATGTGGATGGATTCCATCCGGTGAACGTAGGGAATTTGGTCATCGGTGACGATAGTCTATTGCCTTGTACTCCTGCTGGAGTCATTGAGTTAATCAAGCGTGCTGGAGTGGAGATTGCTGGTAAACATGCGGTAGTTATTGGTCGCAGTAATATCGTAGGCAAGCCAGTGTCTTTATTGTTGCAACGTGAAAATGCTACGGTTACGATGTGCCACTCCCGTACAGCGAATATCGGGGATCTAAGTCGACAAGCGGATATCTTAGTCGTTGCGATCGGCAAGGCCAACTTTATTGATGCTTCGTTCGTGAAGCCCGGAGCGGTTGTGATAGATGTGGGGATGAACCGTCTGGAGAACGGAAAGCTGGCGGGGGACGTTGATTTTGAGAGCGTGAAGCAAGTGTCTGGTCCGATTACGCCTGTTCCCGGCGGAGTAGGCCCGATGACGATTACGATGCTGATGCAAAATACGCTTGTAGCGGCCAAGCGGTCGCACGGTTTGGCATAA